The following proteins are co-located in the Podarcis raffonei isolate rPodRaf1 chromosome 5, rPodRaf1.pri, whole genome shotgun sequence genome:
- the LOC128413869 gene encoding protein FAM13A-like — MGTGASISICQSLSSVEIKYCRNKVGPQPQRTFGIPLDYFAQEETQCPVPSVVKYLVEYLEEFGLNHKGLFRISGSVTKIKALKEKYDQGEEVDLVNEGDANSIASLLKLFLNELPVAVIPDYLCANILDTFEDNKNDMADCPGCTLRRLLSSLPKAHYSLFHFLIRFLVKVAAHSDENHMTMENLAIVFGPTLFRIPCSPSAHKKQAVCNGILLYILQHHEEIFVVCPDTHFSLTEAGDPQILSPAPLSQELTQQTEEIHHP; from the exons ATGGGAACAGGTGCCTCCATTTCGATCTGT CAGTCGTTATCCTCTGTAGAAATTAAGTACTGTCGAAATAAAGTTGGACCACAACCTCAGAGAACTTTTGGCATCCCTCTTGACTACTTTGCCCAAGAGGAAACTCAATGTCCTGTTCCTTCCGTTGTCAAGTACTTGGTGGAATATTTAGAAGAGTTTG GTCTGAATCACAAAGGCCTATTTCGGATCAGTGGCTCAGTGACCAAAATCAAAGCGCTGAAGGAGAAGTATGACCAAGGAGAAGAGGTGGATCTTGTTAACGAAGGAGATGCCAATTCCATTGCCAGCCTGCTTAAACTCTTCCTGAATGAGCTCCCAGTCGCTGTTATCCCTGACTATCTGTGCGCCAATATTTTAGATACTTTTGAAG ATAATAAAAACGACATGGCAGACTGCCCAGGATGCACCCTAAGAAGGCTATTAAGCAGCCTACCAAAAGCCCACTATAGCCTTTTCCATTTCCTTATTAGATTTCTGGTCAAAGTGGCAGCACATAGCGATGAGAACCACATGACAATGGAGAACCTTGCCATTGTTTTTGGCCCCACCCTTTTCCG aatTCCTTGCAGCCCCTCAGCTCATAAAAAACAAGCAGTATGCAATGGCATTCTCCTATATATTCTTCAGCACCATGAGGAGATATTTGTGGTCTGCCCTGACACTCATTTCTCACTGACAGAGGCAGGTGACCCCCAG attctctcccctgccccattgTCCCAAGAGCTGACACAACAGACAGAGGAAATCCATCATCCATAA